The following proteins are encoded in a genomic region of Colletotrichum higginsianum IMI 349063 chromosome 9, whole genome shotgun sequence:
- a CDS encoding Hexose transporter, producing the protein MVFSKLKGGKPNQEATAHAQEEAPQFEHVTWYQDAGLRKLYWHAFILCVGSASTGYDGMFFNSVQNFDSWKDYFDHPTDHLLGLLAALYQIGSLGSIPIVPYFTDHWGRRLPIVIGGVITIAGALLQGCCQNMGGFMGGRVLLGFGNSFSQMASPMLLTEIAHPQHRARLTTVYNCLWNVGSLTVAWVCFGTDFLNNQWSWRIPAILQALPSVIQIVGVYCKLLTSDTEESFNLLTFARLGVPESPRYLIANDRLDEALTILAKYHANGDADHPTVKFEYREIRDTIRMERVAKEHSSYLDFFRTPGNRYRLMILISLGIFSQWSGNAIISNYTNILYDNAGITNSTAKLGLSAGSSMVSLIVSISFALMVDKFGRRPIFLASTGGMFGTFIFWTLTCALYEEYGSPGSNHAMIFFIWVFNVAYAIAWSGLLIGYAVEILPYQLRAKGLMILNIAIQSALTLNNYANPVALKFFEGETWKLYLIYTCWIFLELCFVFFKYVETKGPTLEELVKVIDGPDANVAQLDIQQIAKEDQMNANRDSETAEGVNTVDYTADSKGAQRI; encoded by the exons ATGGTCTTCTCGAAGCTCAAGGGCGGGAAGCCCAATCAGGAGGCGACGGCCCACGCCCAAGAGGAAGCTCCCCAGTTCGAGCATGTCACCTGGTACCAGGACGCAGGTCTGCGCAAGCTGTATTGGCACGCCTTTATTCTTTGCGTTGGCTCGGCCAGTACTGGTTACGATGGCATGTTCTTCAACTCGGTGCAGAACTTCGACTCGTGGAAGGATTACTTCGACCATCCTACCGACCAcctcctcgggcttcttgCCGCGCTCTATCAAATTGGCAGCTTGGGATCCATCCCCATTGT CCCCTATTTCACCGACCACTGGGGCCGACGACtgcccatcgtcatcggtgGCGTGATCACCATCGCAGGCGCTCTACTACAGGGCTGCTGCCAGAACATGGGCG GCTTCATGGGCGGCCGCGTGctgctcggcttcggcaACTCGTTCTCTCAGATGGCATCGCCCATGCTGTTGACAGAAATCGCCCACCCACAACACAGGGCGAGACTTACTACC GTGTACAACTGTCTTTGGAACGTGGGAAGTCTGA CTGTCGCTTGGGTGTGCTTTGGGACCGACTTCTTGAACAACCAATGGTCCTGGCGTATCCCTGCCATTCTTCAGGCCCTCCCTTCAGTCATCCAAATTGTCGGAGTATACTGTAAGCTTTTAACAAGTGACACCGAAGAGTCTTTCAACCTGCTGACTTTTGCTCGTCTAGGGGTGCCCGAGTCCCCGAGATACCTGATCGCCAACGACAGACTTGACGAGGCACTTACAATCCTCGCCAAGTACCATGCCAATGGGGATGCGGATCACCCCACCGTCAAGTTCGAGTATCGCGAGATCAGGGACACGATCAGAATGGAGCGGGTCGCGAAGGAGCACAGCAGCTATCTCGACTTCTTCCGGACCCCCGGCAACCGGTACAGGCTGATGATCCTGATCTCCTTGGGTATTTTCTCGCAGTGGTCCGGAAACGCCATCATCTCCAACTACACCAACATCCTGTATGATAATGCTGGGATCACGAACTCGACGGCTAAGCTGGGC CTCTCTGCCGGATCCTCGATGGTGTCGCTCATCGTTTCCATCTCGTTTGCCCTCATGGTTGACAAGTTCGGCCGCCGTCCGATTTTCCTCGCCTCGACGGGAGGCATGTTCGGCACCTTCATCTTCTGGACCTTGACCTGCGCGCTGTACGAAGAGTACGGGTCCCCCGGCTCGAACCACGCCatgatcttcttcatctGGGTCTTCAACGTCGCCTACGCCATCGCGTGGTCCGGCCTGCTGATCGGATACGCCGTGGAAATCCTCCCATACCAGCTGCGAGCCAAGGGTCTCATGATCCTCAACATCGCCATCCAGTCGGCGCTCACGCTGAACAACTACGCCAACCCCGTGGCTCTGAAGTTCTTTGAGGGGGAGACGTGGAAGCTGTACCTCATCTACACC TGCTGGATCTTCCTGGAGCTTTGCTTCGTTTTCTTCAAATACGTCGAGACCAAGGGGCCGACCTTGGAGGAGCTTGTCAAGGTTATCGATGGTCCGGACGCCAACGTTGCCCAGCTCGACATCCAGCAGATCGCGAAGGAGGACCAAATGAACGCCAACCGCGACAGCGAGActgccgagggcgtcaacACTGTCGACTACACTGCTGACAGCAAGGGAGCCCAGCGGATTTGA
- a CDS encoding Cytochrome P450 monooxygenase, whose product MPPHDTLSWPPRATVTVPILAIILGVVYAAWSIIYNLYFSPLSRIPGPKLWAVSKIPNSLMRASGHSVQKVLDLHKKYGSIVRLAPDEVSFVDPGAWNDTMGHRKSGQQENGKHPVFYGLSGDAVIGADREKHGRLRRLLSHGFSAQSMIDQQPLIRQYVDKLIQRLHEKCGAGATPVDMEAWYNYTTFDIIGDLTFGEPFGCLNNSGYHPWVALIASTMKHSANLYALRRVFPRLESLVSRMLTMTMSGSLAQHMEVTRTKMQKRLDLGMYRPDFTEAMIRRQGTEKLTFSELQDNASLLMIAGSETTATVLTGVTYYLLKNPEILAKLTEEVSTSYTSEDEIDLVSVQKLTYMLAVLNETLRIYPPIPTAQPRVVPSGGSVVCEKFLPAGTTVGLWFWPIHHYPGNFSMPDDFIPERWMGDERFVDDRTDAFQPFSFGSRNCIGRNLAYAEMRMILARIVWNFDLRPTNESLTWMERNEAFNLWEKPALNVHLTPRKREE is encoded by the exons ATGCCTCCTCACGACACGCTTTCCTGGCCACCACGCGCAACAGTAACAGTGCCTATACTTGCCATTATCCTT GGTGTCGTCTATGCTGCGTGGTCGATTATCTACAACCTCTATTTCAGCCCACTGTCCAGAATCCCCGGTCCGAAACTATGGGCCGTCTCGAAGATTCCCAACTCGCTCATGCGGGCCTCGGGCCACTCCGTCCAAAAGGTCCTTGACCTCCACAAGAAGTACGGCAGTATAGTCCGTCTCGCACCGGACGAAGTCTCTTTCGTCGACCCCGGGGCCTGGAACGACACAATGGGGCATCGAAAGAGCGGGCAGCAGGAAAACGGCAAACACCCCGTCTTTTACGGGCTCAGCGgggacgccgtcatcggcgccgatCGCGAGAAGCacggccgccttcgccgcctgcTTTCCCACGGCTTCTCCGCCCAGAGCATGATCGACCAGCAGCCGCTCATCCGCCAATACGTCGACAAGCTGATCCAGCGGCTCCACGAGAAGTGCGGCGCGGGAGCTACGCCCGTCGACATGGAAGCGTGGTACAACTACACGACCTTTGACATCATCGGCGACCTGACCTTTGGCGAGCCGTTCGGATGTCTCAACAACTCGGGCTATCACCCGTGGGTGGCTCTCATCGCCAGTACCATGAAGCACTCCGCGAACCTCTATGCTTTGCGCCGCGTCTTTCCCCGGCTCGAGAGCCTGGTCAGTCGCATGTTGACCATGACGATGAGCGGCTCACTTGCGCAACACATGGAAGTTACCCGGACCAAGATGCAAAAGCGGTTGGACCTTGGAATGTACAGGCCTGACTTTACCGAGGCCATGATTCGGAGGCAGGGTACAGAG AAACTCACCTTCAGCGAACTACAAGACAACGCCAGTCTCCTGATGATTGCCGGTTCCGAAACCACGGCTACCGTCCTGACCGGCGTGACGTACTACCTTTTGAAGAATCCCGAGATCCTCGCGAAGCTGACTGAGGAGGTCAGCACGTCGTACACGTCGGAGGACGAGATCGACCTCGTGAGCGTGCAGAAACTGACGTACATGCTCGCGGTGCTCAACGAGACGCTGCGCATCTACCCGCCGATCCCGACCGCGCAACCTCGCGTGGTCCCGTCGGGAGGAAGTGTAGTCTGCGAGAAGTTCTTGCCTGCCGGA ACGACGGTGGGCCTCTGGTTTTGGCCCATACACCATTACCCCGGCAACTTCAGCATGCCCGACGACTTCATCCCCGAACGCTGGATGGGCGACGAGCGGTTCGTTGACGATAGGACGGACGCGTTCCAGCCGTTCTCCTTTGGTTCGCGGAACTGCATTGGCAGAAA TCTCGCATACGCCGAAATGCGCATGATTCTGGCTAGGATCGTGTGGAATTTCGATCTCCGGCCCACTAACGAGAGCCTGACCTGGATGGAGAGGAACGAGGCATTCAACCTGTGGGAGAAGCCGGCGCTGAACGTGCACTTGACAccgagaaagagggaggaaTAG
- a CDS encoding Transmembrane amino acid transporter — MDKDLRQPEPATSDKGTSELAFARADVETGGTTGLSAWFGGRKTKVGPRIAPRREGLGDTSDSEENPDAILGKQLAEEDGHAIKYRTCSWQKTAGLLFSEYICLAIMSFPWSYSILGLVPGLILTAVIALIVLYTSLVLWQFCLRHPEVRDVCDIGQMLFWGKKWAWYATAVMFILNNTVSRSLFIQALHVLVGAKYLNTMTESDPVVCRTVVFSIVVTIICWVCSLPRTFNSLSKAGTASAVFTFISVLLATIFAGIQSHPAGYDPRSTYVGDNGVTKTGGNPIVTALPLASTTFVSGMNAFLNISYTFIGQITLPSFIAEMKDPRDFPKALWAVTIGEIIVFSIVGAVVYAFVGNQYMTAPAFGSLEDVYKKVSFSFMIPTLVFLGVLYASVSARFLFFRLFKGTKHLHEHTIVGWGSWATILLALWLLAFLIAELIPFFSSLLSLMSSLFDSFFGFVFWGVAYFRMRSADARAGIPRGNKLVDWASMALNIIIILTGLLFLTAGTYASVEGIIKEFRAGTVGKPFGCASNGL; from the exons ATGGACAAGGACCTGCGCCAACCCGAGCCCGCCACGAGCGATAAGGGCACCTCCGAGCTCGCCTTTGCCCGCGCCGATGTCGAGACGGGCGGCACGACCGGCCTAAGCGCCTGGTTCGGCGGCCGCAAGACAAAGGTCGGCCCTCGCATAGCACCGCGCCGCGAGGGCCTGGGAGACACTTCCGACAGCGAGGAGAACCCGGACGCCATCCTCGGGaagcagctggccgaggaagatggcCATGCCATCAAGTACCGGACGTGCAGCTGGCAAAAG ACCGCCGGTTTGCTCTTTTCCGAGTACATCTGCCTT GCCATCATGAGCTTCCCGTGGTCGTACAGTATTCTTGGCCTCGTTCCCGGACTCATCCtcaccgccgtcatcgccctcaTTGTCCTATACAC GTCTTTGGTCCTTTGGCAATTCTGTTTGAGGCATCCCGAAGTCCGCGACGTTTGCGACATTGGTCAGATGCTCTTCTGGGGCAAGAAATGGGCGTGGTATGCCACCGCCGTTATGTTTATCCTGAACAACACTGTGAGTCGTTCCCTC TTCATTCAG GCTCTTCACGTCCTCGTTGGCGCCAAGTATCTTAACACGATGACCGAGTCCGACCCCGTCGTCTGCCGAaccgtcgtcttctccatcgtcgtcaccatcatctGCTGGGTCTGCTCGCTGCCCCGCACCTTCAACTCGTTGTCCAAGGCTGGCAcagcctcggccgtcttcacctTCATCTCGGTGCTCCTGGCAACCATCTTCGCCGGCATCCAGTCCCATCCCGCCGGATACGACCCCCGATCCACCTACGTGGGCGACAATGGCGTCACCAAGACGGGCGGCAACCCCATCGTCACGGCCCTCCCGCTGGCCTCGACCACGTTCGTCTCCGGAATGAATGCGTTTTTGAACATTAGCTACACCTTCATCGGCCAGATCACGCTGCCTAGTTTCATCGCCGAGATGAAAGATCCTCG CGATTTCCCCAAGGCTCTCTGGGCCGTCACCATTGGCGAGATCATCGTTTTCAGCATTGTTGGAGCTGTCGTCTACGCCTTCGTCGGCAACCAGTACATGACCGCCCCGGCTTTTGGTTCCCTCGAGGATGTCTACAAGAAggtctccttctctttcATGATCCCGACTCTGGTTTTCCTCGGTGTGTTGTACGCCAGTGTCTCGGCTcgcttcctcttcttccgcctATTCAAGGGAACGAAGCACTTGCACGAGCACACCATTGTTGGCTGGGGCTCGTGGGCCACTATTCTTT TGGCGCTTTGGCTGTTGGCCTTCCTTATTGCCGAGCTGattcccttcttctcgtctc TTCTCTCCCTCATGTCCTCCCTGTTTGACTCCTtcttcggcttcgtctttTGGGGCGTGGCCTATTTCCGCATGCGAAGCGCCGACGCCCGCGCCGGGATTCCCAGGGGGAACAAACTTGTTGACTGGGCCTCGATGGCTCTCAACATCATTATCATTCTCACCGGTCTCCTTTTCCTTACGGCGGGAACATACGCCAGTGTCGAGGGTATTATCAAAGAGTTTCGGGCGGGTACCGTCGGAAAGCCTTTTGGTTGTGCGTCCAACGGGCTATGA
- a CDS encoding Alpha-L-arabinofuranosidase II, giving the protein MSNRIICNIDTPDPWVVAANGQFYFTFTLDNRIEIWASRTLEDFHHCRKAVVWKPESGTPWSVNIWAPELHRLNGRWYIYTCGAPPGVGNPGHRTTVLRSSSQDPMDVSAWEFLGPLKGMPDQWSIDATVFSPDGRDLYCCWSGWPLGDSSDTQQDLFLIKLRVPEEAIPSTLVCISRATLPWERPDGGRRGVNEGPTWVSIPGVFSGIVYSADGSWTSDYKLGLLPLVGRDPLDPASWAKRPTPLLVCHQRCGGPYGPGHASFLPNPHDRSRVYCIYHATANYGEGWANRKARVIDLGAECFGPHAHSVCCALDRHVPKHGHGRPHKSSCIMS; this is encoded by the coding sequence ATGTCCAACCGGATCATCTGCAACATCGACACGCCGGACCCCTGGGTCGTGGCCGCCAACGGACAGTTCTACTTCACCTTCACCCTCGACAACCGCATCGAGATCTGGGCCTCCCGCACCCTCGAGGACTTCCACCACTGCCGCAAGGCCGTCGTCTGGAAACCCGAATCCGGAACCCCCTGGTCCGTCAACATCTGGGCGCCCGAGCTGCACCGCCTCAACGGCCGCTGGTACATCTACACCTGCGGCGCGCcccccggcgtcggcaacCCGGGCCACCGGACCACGGTTCTccgctcgtcgtcgcagGACCCGATGGACGTCTCGGCCTGGGAGTTCCTGGGGCCCCTGAAGGGCATGCCGGACCAGTGGTCCATCGACGCCACCGTCTTCAGCCCGGACGGCCGCGACCTGTACTGCTGCTGGTCCGGCTGGCCCCTCGGCGACTCGTCCGACACGCAGCAGGACCTGTTCCTGATCAAGCTCCGCGTGCCCGAAGAGGCCATCCCCTCGACGCTCGTCTGCATATCGCGCGCCACGCTGCCGTGGGAGCGGCcggacggcggccggcgcggcgtCAACGAGGGCCCGACGTGGGTCAGCATCCCCGGCGTCTTCTCGGGCATCGTGTACTCGGCCGACGGCAGCTGGACGAGCGACTACaagctcggcctgctgccgctggtCGGCCGGGACCCCCTCGACCCGGCCTCCTGGGCCAAGAGACCGACGCCGCTGCTCGTCTGCCACCAGCGGTGCGGCGGTCCGTACGGCCCAGGCCACGCGAGCTTCCTGCCGAACCCGCACGACAGGAGCCGCGTGTACTGTATCTATCACGCGACGGCCAACTACGGCGAGGGGTGGGCGAACCGGAAGGCGAGGGTCATCGATCTTGGCGCCGAGTGTTTTGGACCGCATGCACACTCGGTCTGCTGCGCGCTTGATCGACACGTGCCGAAGCATGGCCACGGTAGGCCGCACAAGTCTTCTTGCATCATGTCGTGA
- a CDS encoding Alpha glucoside transporter — protein sequence MKSTSSSSIDNGAEGEESLPLGQAIRLYPRVVAYCLSLSIVIVGWGYALVIVGSIVAVEPFQRDYGEVYEGKLIIPSLWVSLWSASIPLGMAIGSVFAGWYQDRVGRRWGLRTGAIVCAFGVAGIFFSYLPSDMNAMRAMFFVGKTVQGVSIGILKVTAMTYISETAPTALRGSAMGLVPTGNLIGQFLGSIVVYLVNDVPTKAGYLASFGSQWILAVVPFILSLVIPESPAYLEERGESDKAAEASRKLYAPRVDANKVLEGVRASIAEEKEITAGASYLTCFQGTNRRRTLIVIMANLLPALFGLDLLSKSSYFLQTIGMKSSTSLMILFGGIVAGTCANGLGIWVLSRVGRRKVTLISLSVSTVIWVAVGVSGIWRGPAVAYLTAGGCILIIVVCGMSVWPASYAIMGETSSLRLRAKTQGIGGVAQQGSSVVISILLPYAYNPDAGHLGAKTGFIYVALCALGVALSWFYLPEMKDRSVMEIDHMFSLRLPARKFKKWRGDVESK from the coding sequence ATGAAATCAACAAGCAGCAGCTCTATCGACAATGGcgccgagggagaggagagcCTGCCGCTAGGCCAAGCCATCCGGCTGTACCCCAGAGTCGTGGCGTACTGCCTGTCCCtctccatcgtcatcgttgGCTGGGGCTACGCCTTGGTCATCGTCggctccatcgtcgccgtcgagcccTTCCAGAGGGACTATGGCGAGGTGTACGAGGGCAAGCTGATCATCCCCTCGCTCTGGGTCTCGCTGTGGTCCGCGTCCATCCCGCTGGGCATGGCCATCGGCTCCGTCTTTGCGGGATGGTACCAGGACCGCGTCGGGCGAAGATGGGGTTTGAGGACCGGCGCCATCGTCTGCGCgttcggcgtcgccggcatcttcttctcttACCTCCCGTCCGACATGAACGCCATGCGGGCCATGTTCTTCGTCGGCAAGACGGTCCAAGGCGTCTCTATCGGCATCCTCAAGGTCACCGCCATGACCTACATCTCCGAGACGGCCCCGACGGCCCTTCGCGGCTCGGCGATGGGGCTGGTGCCCACAGGCAACCTCATCGGGCAGTTCCTCGGCTCCATCGTCGTGTACCTTGTCAACGACGTGCCGACCAAGGCGGGCTACCTCGCATCCTTCGGTTCGCAGTggatcctcgccgtcgtacCGTTcatcctctccctcgtcaTCCCCGAAAGCCCGGCCTACCTGGAGGAGCGCGGAGAGTCGGacaaggcggccgaggcctcTCGGAAACTTTACGCGCCTCGCGTCGATGCGAACAAGGTCTTGGAGGGTGTCCGCGccagcatcgccgaggagaaggagatcaCGGCCGGGGCAAGCTACCTGACGTGTTTTCAGGGCACGAACCGTAGGAGGACATTGATcgtcatcatggccaacCTCTTGCCGGCACTGTTCGGTCTCGACCTCCTCTCCAAGTCGAGTTACTTCCTGCAGACCATCGGCATGAAGTCCAGCACCAGTCTCATGATCCTGTTCGGAGGCATCGTGGCCGGTACCTGCGCCAACGGCCTCGGAATCTGGGTCCTGTCCCGCGTCGGACGGAGGAAGGTGACCCTGATCTCCTTGTCCGTCTCGACCGTCATCTGGGTCGCCGTCGGTGTTTCTGGCATCTGGCGAGGCCCGGCCGTGGCATACTTGACGGCCGGAGGATGCAttctcatcatcgtcgtctgcgGCATGAGCGTGTGGCCGgcttcgtacgccatcatggGCGAGACGAGTTCCCTGAGGTTGCGAGCGAAGACGCagggcatcggcggcgtcgcccagCAAGGCTCGTCGGTCGTGATTAGCATCCTTCTACCTTACGCCTACAACCCCGACGCCGGCCACCTGGGGGCCAAGACAGGCTTCATTTACGTCGCGTTGTGTGCCCTGGGAGTCGCGCTATCCTGGTTCTACCTGCCGGAGATGAAGGACCGAAGTGTGATGGAGATTGATCACATGTTCAGTCTCAGGCTGCCCGCCCGGAAGTTCAAGAAGTGGAGAGGCGATGTCGAGTCCAAGTGA
- a CDS encoding Caib baif family enzyme, which yields MDSARICHIVTPVGCMGYGFDENIVAQELAQLAPSRTPTAIILDAGSTDSGPEKLALGTMTCPRSAYVKDLTKLLRLVHAFQVPLIFSSAGGDGADEHVRLMEEIIQEISAEETNQHYSFKTVSIFSSIDKSVILERLGAGRITGCGACVPVLTEEDVTDSPRVVAQIGPEPFIDAMEATPDFDVIIGGRAYDPAPYVAFSVYQLRQQHPDLSPEQLESLQGGLLHMGKIMECGGQCSTPKSHGAVATVYADGTFDVRPMAPGSRCTPVSVAAHSLYENTRPDILRGPGGSLHLDRARYEQLGDGRTVRVRGGRFVSSASRGQPYQLKLEAARVLGYRSIVMGSIRDHILVQQLDSFLVSVKGYVKQQHPGIPGDWDLDFHVYGRGQSTRAGPGEVFLVAEAIAPTQQLATGLVSTARVAMIHGPYPGQKATSGNLAFGIAGKLEIETGPCAQFSVYHLMDLEAGEERLSHPSRLICSKVSVFGKADRAENQQDLKNRYKVSEPSPSTRSGKETSTSANASQGSASPLPPETLSDISRVLRSKNAGPYEITMDVMFESQAVFEAVEASGLLSPANVAEALCVGPEDIVWSGFFAPALAFKVTIPRFRAGKMASAGSFMENDIHGSQQHLGLSVMKLPLGLVS from the exons ATGGACTCGGCCCGGATATGCCACATTGTAACTCCAGTCGGCTGCATGGGCTACGGTTTCGACGAGAACATCGTGGCCCAAGAGCTGGCACAGCTCGCTCCCAGCAGGACTCCAaccgccatcatcctcgatGCCGGCTCGACGGACAGCGGCCCCGAGAAGCTGGCTCTCGGGACCATGACCTGCCCTCGATCGGCGTACGTCAAGGACCTTACCAAGCTGTTGAGGCTGGTACACGCCTTTCAAGTGCCGTTGATCTTTAGCTCGGCtgggggcgacggcgccgacgagcacgTGAGGTTGATGGAGGAGATTATCCAAGAAATCTCAGCAGAAGAGACGAATCA ACACTACTCTTTCAAAACCGTGTCCATCTTTTCCAGCATCGACAAGTCCGTCATCCTCGAGCGTCTCGGCGCAGGTCGCATCACCGGCTGCGGCGCGTGCGTCCCGGTGTTGACGGAGGAAGATGTGACGGACAGCCCCCGAGTGGTTGCGCAAATCGGACCGGAGCCTTTCATCGACGCTATGGAAGCCACGCCCGATTTTGatgtcatcatcggcggccgaGCATACGATCCAGCCCCGTACGTCGCCTTCTCGGTGTACCAGCTGAGACAACAACACCCGGACCTCAGCCCGGAGCAGCTCGAGTCACTCCAGGGGGGGCTTCTGCACATGGGGAAGATCATGGAATGCGGCGGTCAATGTTCGACGCCGAAATCACACGGGGCGGTGGCCACCGTCTACGCAGATGGGACGTTCGACGTTCGGCCGATGGCTCCCGGCTCGCGCTGCACACCCGTGTCGGTTGCCGCCCATTCGCTGTACGAGAACACGAGGCCCGACATCCTGCGCGGACCGGGGGGTTCTCTCCACCTCGATCGGGCCCGCTACGAGCAGCTCGGAGACGGACGAACTGTCCGTGTAAGGGGGGGAAGATTTGTGTCCTCGGCCTCACGCGGTCAACCGTATCAGCTCAAGCTCGAAGCCGCGCGGGTCTTGGGATACCGGTCCATCGTCATGGGCAGCATTAGAGATC ACATACTTGTCCAACAGCTTGACAGTTTCCTCGTCTCTGTCAAAGGATACGTCAAGCAACAACATCCCGGCATTCCTGGAGACTGGGATCTTGACTTTCATGTCTACGGCAGGGGGCAGAGCACACGTGCGGGCCCGGGGGAAGTATTCCTGGTGGCGGAAGCCATCGCGCCGACTCAGCAACTCGCGACGGGCCTCGTGTCAACAGCGAGAGTTGCTATGATT CATGGACCCTATCCGGGTCAAAAGGCCACTTCTGGTAACCTTGCGTTTGGAATTGCCGGGAAACTCGAGATCGAGACGGGGCCTTGTGCTCAGTTCTCCGTGTACCATCTCATGGACCTGGAGGCCGGTGAAGAGAGACTCTCTCACCCATCCCGCCTCATCTGTTCCAAAGTGTCTGTCTTTGGAAAGGCTGACCGGGCTGAAAATCAGCAAGACTTGAAGAATCGCTACAAAGTATCCGAGCCAAGTCCTTCAACCCGGAGCGGCAAAGAAACTTCTACGTCAGCAAACGCAAGCCAGGGGAGCGCCTCACCTCTCCCGCCAGAGACCCTCTCCGACATCTCCCGGGTCCTCCGGTCCAAGAACGCGGGCCCATACGAGATCACCATGGATGTCATGTTTGAATCCCAGGCCGTCTTCGAAGCGGTCGAAGCCTCTGGTCTCTTGTCTCCAGCCAACGTAGCCGAGGCCCTGTGTGTTGGACCGGAAGACATTGTCTGGTCGGGGTTCTTTGCACCGGCGCTTGCATTCAAGGTTACGATTCCCCGTTTTAGGGCCGGCAAGATGGCTTCAGCAGGCAGCTTCATGGAGAATGACATCCACGGCTCGCAGCAGCATCTGGGGCTCTCCGTCATGAAGCTGCCGCTGGGACTTGTGTCTTAG
- a CDS encoding Importin 13 produces MGYIANTPEDRLERSDSKNPKTTCKGLTGSGNLCRNPVTPAKGKALSPTLKEESLYCHHHKDQAASRSAQSSPGPRMSGRPVLEERTSIDTLADRLGLVDIGSNLSKKQKRPQGGRPSGGRPHPATSKPPAAHSRPPKKEKQLHFCFCFTIPIDEVQEESQPAPRPQPRPVQNGGSAAVPRPSSQLLSPSNGGRPTASTSSHSRKSSQPSPQPLSTSQTAQYLSLIPPTTDPQTASALMAELARPYGSSEEPGYIYMFWITPTSKKEAAPLQEARSLLAPPSPARGGGRQRRSSDVVSAFAKANGGASADNKMLIKIGRAANVQRRMQQWTKQCSYEIEVLRYYPYIPGASAASGEQPRMTPHVHRVERLIHIELSGMGLHAGPITCAGCNQVHREWFEVQTSKKGIGAVDEVIRRWSDWDETQV; encoded by the coding sequence ATGGGCTACATCGCCAACACTCCCGAAGACCGCCTCGAGCGCTCCGACTCCAAAAACCCGAAAACAACCTGCAAGGGCTTGACGGGCTCTGGCAACCTATGCCGCAACCCCGTCACGCccgccaagggcaaggcccTCTCGCCGACGCTCAAGGAAGAGTCGCTCTATTGTCACCACCATAAGGACCAGGCCGCCAGCCGCTCTGCCCAGTCGAGCCCCGGGCCTAGGATGTCCGGTAGGCCCGTCTTGGAAGAGCGCACGAGCATCGATACCCTCGccgaccgcctcggcctcgtaGACATCGGGTCGAACCTGAGCAAGAAGCAAAAGCGACCACAGGGGGGACGCCCAAGCGGCGGGAGACCGCACCCGGCGacctcgaagccgccggccgcgcaTTCCCGCCCGccaaagaaggagaagcagctgcacttctgcttctgcttcacGATCCCCATCGACGAGGTCCAGGAGGAGTCCCAGCCCGCGCCCCGGCCCCAGCCGCGACCGGTGCAGAACGGCGGCTCTGCAGCTGTGCCTCGACCCTCGAGCCAGCTCCTGTCCCCCTCGAACGGCGGCCGCCCGACAGCGAGCACGTCGAGCCACTCCCGAAAGAGCTCGCAGCCGTCGCCGCAGCCGCTGTCGACGTCACAGACGGCGCAGTACCTGTCCCTCAttccgccgacgacggatccgcagacggcctcggcgctgaTGGCCGAACTGGCACGGCCGTACGGCAGTTCCGAGGAGCCGGGCTACATTTACATGTTCTGGATCACGCCGACgtccaagaaggaggcggcgccgctgcAAGAGGCGAGGTCCCTCCTCGCGCccccctcgccggcgcggggcggcggtcggcagcggcggtcGAGCGACGTGGTGTCGGCGTTTGCcaaggccaacggcggcgcgtcGGCGGACAACAAGATGCTCATCAAGATCGGGCGTGCGGCCAACGTGCAGCGGCGCATGCAGCAGTGGACAAAGCAGTGCTCGTACGAGATCGAGGTGCTGCGGTACTACCCGTACATACCGGGggcgagcgcggcgtcggGCGAGCAGCCGCGCATGACGCCGCACGTCCACCGCGTCGAGCGGCTCATCCACATTGAGCTCTCGGGCATGGGGCTTCACGCGGGGCCCATCACCTGCGCCGGGTGCAACCAGGTGCACCGCGAGTGGTTCGAGGTGCAGACGTCCAAGAAGGGCATCGGTGCCGTGGACGAGGTGATTCGGAGATGGTCCGACTGGGACGAGACGCAGGTGTAG